The proteins below come from a single Halobacillus salinarum genomic window:
- the hpt gene encoding hypoxanthine phosphoribosyltransferase, whose protein sequence is MHSEIKEVLISEKQIQEKCKEIGAQLSEEYKGRFPLAIGVLKGAMPFMADVLKRVDTHLEMDFMDVSSYSGMKSSGEVKIVKDLDTQVEGRDILIIEDIIDSGLTLSYLVDLFKYRQANSIKIVTLLDKPAGRKSAIKADTIGFEVPDEFVVGYGLDYNEKYRNLPYIGILKPEVYGG, encoded by the coding sequence ATGCACAGCGAAATTAAAGAGGTCTTAATCTCTGAAAAACAAATCCAGGAAAAATGCAAAGAGATTGGGGCGCAGCTATCGGAAGAGTACAAGGGGCGCTTTCCGCTGGCGATTGGAGTTCTTAAAGGCGCAATGCCTTTTATGGCCGATGTTTTAAAAAGAGTGGACACTCATCTGGAAATGGATTTTATGGATGTTTCCAGTTATAGTGGGATGAAGTCCTCAGGTGAGGTAAAGATTGTGAAGGACCTTGATACGCAGGTGGAAGGGCGGGACATCCTGATCATCGAAGACATCATTGACAGCGGTCTTACACTCAGCTACCTTGTGGATTTATTCAAATACCGTCAAGCAAACTCCATCAAAATCGTAACGCTGCTTGATAAGCCGGCCGGCCGTAAATCGGCCATCAAAGCTGATACAATTGGTTTTGAAGTTCCGGATGAATTCGTTGTCGGCTATGGTCTGGATTACAATGAAAAGTATCGGAATCTCCCCTACATCGGCATCCTGAAGCCGGAAGTCTATGGGGGTTAA
- the tilS gene encoding tRNA lysidine(34) synthetase TilS: MIHNVDSFVEKHQLIQPKSTVVVAVSGGPDSMALLHYFLQKKEQWQLSIIAASVDHGLRGEHSLADLNYVKKTAEQWNINFFGTSVDVQSYKQQQGVGTQEAARVLRYQYFHQVMTEVNADVLAFAHHGDDQAETLFMQMVRSARPEAVQGMPIKRPFGTGSIIRPFLCVAKQELLHYCEQHQIGFKLDASNEETNYTRNAFRKHIMPLLKEQNPKIHLHMQAMSERVRDDYSYITKQAEEVLKPMRFSSEKGKRVEFSISTFKSHPPALQRSAFHLILNYLYDNQTEDISYLHEEMFMNLLKEQKPNAELDLPHELKVVRAYDELTFSFHSSEDICPYSHLIDIGERLELKDGHVLTLEQCPARSDENRYEFICDSHHVKLPLIVRSRKQGDRMKLRGMNGSKKVKDIFIDKKIPAQLRKSWPLVTDSDGRILWVIGLKKGEGCAGEGSGTWLRLRYTKKEDT; this comes from the coding sequence ATGATTCACAATGTCGACTCATTTGTGGAAAAACATCAGCTTATTCAACCTAAATCAACCGTAGTAGTAGCTGTATCGGGAGGGCCGGATTCTATGGCTCTTTTACACTATTTTCTACAAAAAAAGGAGCAGTGGCAGCTCTCCATCATTGCTGCTTCTGTAGACCATGGGCTGAGAGGGGAGCATTCGCTGGCGGATCTAAACTATGTAAAGAAAACTGCGGAACAATGGAATATTAATTTTTTTGGAACCTCTGTAGATGTTCAATCGTATAAGCAGCAGCAGGGTGTGGGGACCCAGGAAGCTGCAAGAGTTCTTCGTTATCAATATTTTCATCAAGTTATGACAGAAGTGAATGCGGATGTGCTGGCTTTTGCCCACCATGGTGATGATCAGGCTGAAACTCTCTTTATGCAGATGGTTCGCAGTGCAAGACCTGAAGCTGTGCAAGGCATGCCGATTAAGCGACCTTTTGGTACAGGGAGTATCATCCGGCCCTTCTTATGTGTAGCGAAACAAGAGTTGTTACATTATTGTGAACAGCACCAAATTGGTTTTAAGCTGGATGCCTCCAATGAGGAAACCAACTATACACGCAATGCGTTCCGCAAACACATCATGCCTTTATTAAAAGAACAGAACCCGAAGATCCATCTGCATATGCAGGCGATGAGTGAACGGGTGAGAGATGATTATTCTTACATAACGAAGCAGGCCGAAGAAGTCCTGAAACCGATGCGTTTTTCTTCTGAAAAAGGAAAACGTGTGGAATTTTCCATTTCCACTTTTAAATCGCATCCGCCTGCTTTACAAAGGAGTGCCTTTCATCTAATATTGAACTATCTGTACGATAACCAAACGGAGGATATTTCCTATTTGCATGAGGAAATGTTCATGAACCTATTAAAGGAACAAAAACCGAATGCTGAACTGGATTTACCACACGAACTAAAAGTGGTTCGTGCTTATGATGAGCTTACGTTTTCTTTTCATTCATCGGAGGACATCTGTCCTTATTCTCATTTGATTGATATAGGAGAGCGTTTGGAGCTGAAGGATGGACATGTACTTACCTTAGAACAGTGTCCCGCCCGCTCTGACGAAAACCGCTATGAATTTATTTGTGATTCCCATCACGTAAAGCTGCCTCTAATCGTTCGCAGCAGAAAGCAGGGGGATCGCATGAAACTTAGAGGAATGAACGGCTCAAAAAAAGTAAAAGATATTTTTATTGATAAAAAAATTCCTGCGCAGCTTCGAAAATCATGGCCTCTTGTAACAGATAGTGATGGGCGGATTCTCTGGGTAATTGGTTTGAAAAAAGGAGAAGGATGTGCCGGCGAGGGCTCAGGCACATGGCTTCGGTTACGGTATACAAAAAAAGAAGACACGTAG
- a CDS encoding serine/threonine protein kinase: MKKPDFNIREGAVLKGKWNSREYQIIRKLGSGACGTVYLCQSKGVKYALKVGLDSSRMMLEVNMLKKFSKVQGVKLGPYFVDVDDWVERSGKTLPFYVMEYVHGVSLHSFLQGKTKEWIGLCAVQLLVDLEHLHKAGFIFGDLKTDNLLVSGSRLRWIDVGGVTSFDRAIKEYTEFYDRGYWDHGSRRAEPGYDLFALTMIMLEMAYPKRFEKGKDPKKTLEAKLGHSVLLKPYQKIIQKCWQGKYQSASEMKDELAAMLMKTNKKTATNRASRHNKKESFAWGEITAVSVVVGVIYGMSIWSGLM; the protein is encoded by the coding sequence ATGAAGAAACCGGATTTTAATATACGTGAAGGAGCGGTCCTGAAAGGGAAATGGAACAGCCGGGAATACCAAATCATTAGAAAACTTGGATCGGGCGCATGCGGCACTGTTTATTTATGCCAGTCTAAAGGTGTGAAGTACGCATTGAAGGTTGGTTTGGACAGCTCGCGAATGATGCTTGAAGTCAATATGTTAAAAAAATTCAGCAAGGTCCAAGGCGTGAAGCTTGGGCCTTATTTTGTTGACGTTGATGACTGGGTGGAGCGTTCAGGGAAGACTCTCCCCTTTTATGTAATGGAATATGTCCATGGCGTGAGTCTCCATTCTTTTTTACAAGGGAAGACAAAAGAATGGATTGGTCTATGTGCCGTTCAACTGCTTGTCGATCTCGAGCATTTGCACAAGGCAGGGTTTATATTCGGGGATTTAAAGACAGATAATCTACTTGTTTCAGGCTCTCGATTACGCTGGATTGATGTGGGTGGAGTAACCAGCTTCGACCGGGCAATTAAAGAATACACGGAGTTTTATGATCGGGGCTACTGGGATCATGGATCGAGACGGGCTGAGCCAGGCTATGACTTATTTGCATTAACTATGATTATGCTTGAAATGGCTTACCCGAAAAGATTTGAAAAAGGCAAGGATCCGAAGAAGACCCTCGAGGCGAAGCTGGGCCATTCAGTTTTATTAAAACCCTATCAGAAAATCATCCAAAAATGCTGGCAGGGGAAATACCAGTCAGCTTCCGAAATGAAAGATGAACTGGCTGCTATGCTGATGAAAACAAATAAGAAGACAGCTACGAACAGAGCGTCCAGACATAATAAGAAGGAATCTTTTGCATGGGGTGAAATCACGGCGGTGTCGGTGGTTGTAGGGGTAATATACGGAATGTCCATTTGGAGCGGATTGATGTAA
- a CDS encoding S1 domain-containing RNA-binding protein: protein MSIEVGSKLQGKVTGITNFGAFVELPDGQTGLVHISEVADNYVKDINEHLSQGDQVEVKVINVGDDGKIGLSIKKAKENHGRRPQKPRKPTESFEQKMNRFMKDSEDRLASLKKHTESKRGGRGAKRG from the coding sequence ATGTCAATTGAAGTAGGCAGCAAGCTGCAGGGTAAGGTAACAGGTATCACTAATTTCGGAGCTTTTGTTGAGCTTCCAGATGGGCAGACTGGCCTGGTCCACATTAGTGAAGTTGCCGATAACTACGTAAAAGATATTAATGAACACCTCAGCCAGGGCGATCAGGTAGAGGTTAAAGTCATTAATGTTGGAGATGATGGAAAGATCGGCCTATCCATCAAAAAAGCAAAAGAAAACCACGGTCGTCGCCCGCAAAAACCTCGTAAACCGACTGAATCTTTTGAGCAGAAGATGAACCGTTTTATGAAGGATAGTGAAGACCGTTTAGCATCACTGAAGAAGCACACCGAATCCAAACGTGGAGGTCGAGGTGCTAAAAGAGGATAG
- a CDS encoding FtsB family cell division protein, giving the protein MAKKEAVTRLDSTYMKHYDAYMERSQKKKKRLVRRLVMFVVLVMVVAGAMVMYHMKQQSLYAEKKEHYENLQKQMSSLKDQENHLKEEIELLNDEDYVLQIARSNYFFSKKGEIIFKLPNEDPSY; this is encoded by the coding sequence GTGGCAAAGAAAGAGGCGGTAACGCGCTTAGATTCTACATACATGAAGCATTACGATGCTTACATGGAACGCAGCCAAAAGAAGAAAAAGCGTTTAGTCCGACGTCTCGTTATGTTTGTCGTGCTGGTAATGGTGGTTGCAGGAGCCATGGTCATGTATCATATGAAGCAGCAGTCATTATATGCGGAAAAGAAGGAGCATTATGAGAACCTTCAAAAGCAGATGAGCTCACTTAAAGATCAGGAGAACCACTTGAAGGAAGAGATTGAACTTCTCAACGATGAGGATTACGTTCTTCAAATTGCCAGAAGTAATTATTTCTTTTCAAAAAAAGGTGAGATTATCTTTAAGTTGCCAAATGAAGACCCTTCATATTGA
- the yabQ gene encoding spore cortex biosynthesis protein YabQ — protein sequence MTLTTQFLTILSMLAGGVYVGASIDTFERLFYKRNKKSWLELFRQLFFWLFQSAIIFFFLYQANYGELRVYVFIALACGFSAYQALFKKMFVQLLEVVIRVVTAIIRGLITTVEKLIIFPIKTILLLIISLLFWVYKVLLKGIFIVLLVGFYPIKLIFKIIWRLLPQKWKIYLRKAAGFWMKIKNTMINWKKRIRK from the coding sequence ATGACGCTGACCACGCAATTTCTAACCATCCTATCCATGTTGGCAGGAGGGGTTTATGTAGGAGCTTCTATCGATACGTTCGAGAGGCTTTTTTACAAGCGGAATAAGAAAAGCTGGCTTGAGCTCTTCCGGCAGCTTTTCTTTTGGCTTTTTCAGTCTGCCATTATCTTCTTTTTTTTATATCAAGCGAACTATGGTGAACTGCGGGTGTATGTGTTTATTGCGCTTGCATGCGGGTTTTCAGCTTACCAGGCCCTGTTTAAAAAAATGTTTGTTCAATTATTGGAGGTTGTCATCCGTGTGGTGACGGCGATCATTAGAGGCTTGATTACAACGGTGGAAAAATTAATCATTTTTCCTATAAAAACCATTCTTCTCTTAATTATTTCTTTACTATTTTGGGTTTATAAGGTACTTTTAAAGGGTATATTCATAGTGCTTCTTGTCGGATTTTATCCAATCAAGTTAATTTTTAAGATAATTTGGCGGCTACTGCCACAAAAATGGAAAATTTACCTTAGAAAAGCAGCAGGGTTTTGGATGAAAATCAAGAATACTATGATTAATTGGAAAAAGAGAATCCGAAAGTAA
- the yabP gene encoding sporulation protein YabP, with the protein MDVYDKNQSMRTQQAEHNVKVWNRRNLEISGVKEVDSFDSEEFLLQTTMGYLVIRGQNLQMKNLDLEASMVSIKGKVFEMSYLDEHQGEKAKGLFSKLFK; encoded by the coding sequence ATGGACGTTTATGATAAAAATCAAAGCATGCGCACTCAACAAGCCGAACATAATGTGAAAGTCTGGAATAGACGCAACCTTGAAATTTCGGGTGTGAAAGAAGTGGACAGCTTCGATAGTGAGGAATTCCTGCTGCAGACAACTATGGGGTATCTCGTGATTAGAGGACAGAATTTGCAAATGAAAAATTTGGACCTCGAAGCAAGTATGGTATCCATTAAAGGCAAGGTCTTTGAGATGTCGTACTTGGACGAGCACCAGGGGGAGAAAGCTAAAGGACTATTTAGCAAGCTGTTTAAATGA
- a CDS encoding RNA-binding S4 domain-containing protein — translation MRLDKFLKISRLIKRRTLAKEVADQGRISINGAQSKAASHVEVGDELTIQFGQKVLTIEVKSLKENVTKNEAATLYEIKKEEPVK, via the coding sequence ATGCGTTTAGATAAATTTTTAAAGATTTCCCGGTTAATTAAACGCCGTACCCTGGCAAAAGAGGTCGCTGATCAAGGACGAATCAGCATCAATGGAGCTCAAAGCAAGGCAGCGAGCCATGTGGAAGTCGGAGATGAGTTGACCATTCAATTCGGTCAGAAAGTGCTGACCATTGAAGTCAAATCCTTGAAGGAAAATGTAACGAAAAACGAAGCGGCCACACTCTATGAGATTAAAAAAGAAGAGCCTGTAAAGTAA